The sequence tgaccGGTAATATGAATTGTTGAGAGTGATTATGTACAtagtttgtaaatattgtatatactataaatattaaagtagttTGTGacatatgttaaatttatttacagttaCGTCTGCTTTGGTTTACAATTTTGGTTCATAATCTGTACAATAACTCAGCTGCATTAAcagaattcatttaaaaaagatcAATAAGTTATCATTTTAACTACATCAATTCATATGTACAGAGTGCCATACATCTATTTCATAAAGATAATTCCTCAATATGCATATAGGTTTTATAAATGCATTTGTAAAATTCCAATCACTCAAGGCTCGAATAAAAAGATGAAATACACAATAAGAttataagactttttttatacGTTCTGTACAGCTGCAACCAAGTATTCATTTTTatgacttaataaaattaaacattattacatatgaagttgattttttttatactgctttaaaaagcaaaatacaattatattttttttcacatacATAATTTCTAACCACCTAATTTtccacattaataatattattatgttgaggcataaatgaaatttatatacaaaatatgtttaattatttatactgaaAAGTTTTCTGATGTCTCAAAATTCTTGTTAGACAAGTCTTAATGTCGATATCTGTTTGTTAAACTGAAAATACCAAATTAAAACTTGATTCCCAAAATATATCGCAAaagttatcaaatataattgtaaaactaaaaataatatttttttccattaaatCTCACATTGAAGGACCAatattatgtaaagtaaatGACGTAAACACGATTAACAAACATCGTCAATAAATTGTAGAGCGTGCAACTGcactgattttataatatatttttttcattcggGACTATTTCCATGTGACTGGTTTTTTATATTGACCTCTgaaaaagtaacattttttgTCTTTTACAATAAGAGACTTATTGTTTTTTGAAATTAGATAGGACTTTACGCGACCCTCGAGTAAATCACCATTCGGCATCGTGGGATCCTCTACCGTAATGTTTTCGTAAACATGGGTAGTGTCATGCTAATCGCATTTCGGTCAAGGAAAATGGAAAACACTTGCAAACTGCATATGCGATTATATAGGTGACACACTTCTTATAATCATCATCCAATGTGACAATgagcaatctgacacgaccgatGAAAGCTCAGCCACAGGACGAAAGGCCTTACCCACTTATGTACTCACGTATACTCGTAACTTACACACGTAAAAACTTCGAACTCCAGACAGATTaatgtcttaaaaataaaactagacCAACAAGACAGTTGGTATTTTTGGACTGGCTATgccttttttaaatcttaatcaaTTTTCCAACCCTGTACAAAGTTTTAATTCGGATAAATTGtagctaatatttaaaataatgagtgctctgttattttaattttagataaatgAGAGGGACATGCATGGATCAGAGCGCAGGCGACGGTTAATTGATGTGACCGAACGGTTAGCTTATCAATGAAAAAAGAACAACGTTAAATGTCTAGGTAATAGCTATGTAAGAATAAAACCTGTCTTTTTTATTACGCATGTGAAATCGTCAAAAGCCAGCGGCCAGCTCCTAGCTCTCCAGACTATAACAATCTCCACCTGGTTGTTTTTCAATATGGTGCGTACACCAAAGAAATCAAGCTCTCCAGTCCAACTTACGTCAAATCTGGGGGTAACGTgagttttataaatacttacagGCGTAATGCGAACTAAGCAACAGCATAACAgactaagggtccgttcacacagaccggctcggagagcatcggcctgcttttttcttttcacacagaccgggtcgtatacgcttggaattggccggagcggagccgccaactatttcacatcgaccggctggaagagatctgaaagcgggtgcggttGGATGTGCTCGGAGCCGGTCGGATGCGCTCGGAGTCGGGTGGATACACTACAAAGGCAGTGCCAGTATTCCGCGCAGTCTAAGTTTTGTTTTCGGTGTGTTAACGTGTGCTTTTCGAAACATGGATTTAGATAGCTCCGacgaagaaatatatttgttagcaAGATTACTTGAAATAGAACATAGGAAACGTAAGCGCAAGCGGAAACAAATATGGGTAAAACATATTTGGAAAAACAGACTAATCCATGGGGAGTTTCACACCATTTTCGAGGAATTGAAGAGAGATAGCCTAAAATTTTATGAGCATTATCGTATGGAATATTGGCAATTTTTGAAATTGACAGATTTGTTAAGagtacatataacaaaaaagaCTACAAATTATCGTTGCACCATTACAGCCGAAGAAAGGTTAACGGTAActttaaggtaaataaaaaacaattatttatactaatcatGTTATTTAGATCACAAAATCACAGCCCTCCATTTATTAAGCATTGTTTACgttaatgaaatgtaaattactTATACTAATCATGTTAAATAACACAAACATCTAAATAGATCACAAAATCACAGCCCTCCATTTATTAAGCATTATTTACgttaatgaaatgtaattaaatagtacagatttgtgtgtgtttaattattattattataattattattgtttttgattgtttattattttgtattttgtgtgCTGGTATTGTACCCGTAAGTAGTCTGATCTGGATAGTTTTGAGGAATATAGGTTTCGTTTGACACTAGGTAAGTAGATTGATTAGTCGATGGCGGTGAATTTATAGACAaagaataattcaattaattcaattaattcagCTTCATTAACAATGTTAAACACGCGCCTTTTAATTCGTGCTTGGACTTCTTTTGGGAATGTTTCCACTGTATCTgacatagacaaaaaaaaattacgtaatgcCTTGTCACGGGGTGtagtatttcttttttcttcAAGATACTCTTCGAAAACCGTAGCAACATCTTTGCTTAAGCGTGGTCTCTTTTTCGAGCCAGAAGTACTTGCAAGCGATTCAACTTCAGAATGGTCAGAACGTTTAGATGATGTCGATGGTGGTGGTATTGGTGTGCCAGGCTCTGAATCATCCGATGATAATGTTACATTAGATATTTGGTTTCGATTGCGAAAAAATggtattataaaagaaagttctttttcaaattttatcaatttggaCGTAGTTGCACCATCGCCACTCTTGCCTTTTCGGTTATAATAGGCTTTTCTGAAGTTATCTCGCAGTTTCTTCCAACGATCCTGGCACTGCGTCACTGGAAAGAacagaaatgaaaaattaataacataactcttttttattttatagttcgtTTTGGTACGGCAgtcttatatttctattttgtgtgtttgttttatttttacagattcCTCATCACTGGTTGCAGTTTCAAAAACTTGTCATTTAATTTTCGAATGGGAATTTCTACAGTTCATTCAATTATTCATGAGACAATCAGAGTAATTTGTGATGTTTTGATGCCCATAGTTATGCAGATGCCAGATGAAGAAATGTGGGAAAAGGTTTCACgtgatttctttaatatttggaATTTTCCTAACTGTTTGGGCGCTATAGACGGAAAGCATGTCAATATACAGGCACCAGATAATAGTGGAAgcttatactataattataaaaactttttcagtACAGTGTTACTAGCTGTGGTCGACGcgaaatacagttttttaattgttgATGTCGGATCATATGGTAAAAATAGCGACGGCGGAATTTTACAGAATTCAAAATTTTGGAAAAAACTCAACACCAATAAGTTAAAGCTGCCCCCAAATAAACCTCTACCTAGTACCACTGAAAGCTTACCACATGTTTTTATAGGAGACGAGGCATTTCCTTTGAGCAATAATATATTGCGGCCGTATCCAAGAGAACAAGCAAGAACagaattatcaaaaaaagtatttaatctgCGTTTAAGCAGGGCAAGAAAAGTCGTAGAATGTGCATTTGGAATGCTAACTCAAAGATTTGAAATTTATCAAAAACGAATGAAAATTCAGCCGAAGTActgtgatttaattatattagcaactacatgtttacataattttttaatagaaaatcggACGCCAGGACAAGAGAATGAATTTCAcagcaatataaatttattaacagcaATAACagacaataataatgaaaacagtTCTAATAGCGACGCAGTTCTAACCACAAGGAATAAATTTAAGGATTATTTTTCATCAAGTGGTGCTTTAGATTGGCAAGATCAAGTGGCTACGCGAGtttcttaagttatatttaataaaaattgtctacTACATAAGTATATTCTAACGATCAGATACTCAAACGAGTTTTTAAAGTAAGGGCGCATTTAAACTCATGTTATTCctattttgactttgaatctAACACGTCGCAGCACGAGTTTAAGAAGCCCTTGCTTTAAAATTCGTTTGAGTATCTGGGGGTAGGTGTAAAACAATGAAAACCTTACTTACCACTTATTCCGAGACATTTGCTAATTTCCTCCCATGCATTGTCTTTCATTATCCGATCGCTATATGATGGCTTGGTTATGTCAAATAAACACTCATATTTTGACacgagtattattaatttttcatcattCATCTTTTCGTACAAGTACGCACAACTATTACGTTCAAATGTTGCT comes from Nymphalis io chromosome 15, ilAglIoxx1.1, whole genome shotgun sequence and encodes:
- the LOC126773750 gene encoding uncharacterized protein LOC126773750 isoform X2: MDLDSSDEEIYLLARLLEIEHRKRKRKRKQIWVKHIWKNRLIHGEFHTIFEELKRDSLKFYEHYRMEYWQFLKLTDLLRVHITKKTTNYRCTITAEERLTVTLRFLITGCSFKNLSFNFRMGISTVHSIIHETIRVICDVLMPIVMQMPDEEMWEKYSVTSCGRREIQFFNC
- the LOC126773750 gene encoding uncharacterized protein LOC126773750 isoform X1 produces the protein MDLDSSDEEIYLLARLLEIEHRKRKRKRKQIWVKHIWKNRLIHGEFHTIFEELKRDSLKFYEHYRMEYWQFLKLTDLLRVHITKKTTNYRCTITAEERLTVTLRFLITGCSFKNLSFNFRMGISTVHSIIHETIRVICDVLMPIVMQMPDEEMWEKVSRDFFNIWNFPNCLGAIDGKHVNIQAPDNSGSLYYNYKNFFSTVLLAVVDAKYSFLIVDVGSYGKNSDGGILQNSKFWKKLNTNKLKLPPNKPLPSTTESLPHVFIGDEAFPLSNNILRPYPREQARTELSKKVFNLRLSRARKVVECAFGMLTQRFEIYQKRMKIQPKYCDLIILATTCLHNFLIENRTPGQENEFHSNINLLTAITDNNNENSSNSDAVLTTRNKFKDYFSSSGALDWQDQVATRVS